CAACCAAATTTTGCATATTAAAGACCATCCAACTTTGAAGAGTTGTATTTGTCACTTTTGcaacaaataaaagaagttCAGAGTAGTTCTGGAGACATGGATTGCAAGTTCAGTTTTACTTGGACTTGTTTATAAGTTTCTTGATgaattttacttaaaaagaagTAATATTCTAAGAGGGAGTATGAATAAATATACTGCCATTACATCCTCCTCTTCAGATAAAGAACACTACTCTTGTggcaaaacaacatttttctttttagcatgGCATATTTTGGACTCCACTTCAGtgaaaaaaatacacacacacccacacaggTTGGTACATTAGAAAAATAACAGGACAGATACACGAACCCTACATAATGTCATCAGAATCGCTAATACACCTAAATGAGTGCCACTATCAGAAAATTCCCAATATTCTTCGTTATGAACCACAGCAACTTGACTTCTGTGTAGCTTGACCACCATTCTGTGTCTGGTCTGGCTTGTTAATCTTGAGAGTTTGAGGCTGAAAGCACCAGACAAGATAAAAAGTCTattagaatttaatattttttaagaaaagaaaatgaaataaccATGTTTGATGGCACAAATCTACTGCTttttaagaagagaaaaagaatagaTCACAGGGTCAAAAAGGGATTTGGAACCCCACACACAAAACATACCTCAACTTTGGAATCAGTTTCTGCAAGCCTTCGCTTAATATCCCTTGCTATTGAAAAGAAAACCTCCTCCACATTCAAATTTGTCTTTGCACTCTGCAGAATATTTCTTTTGGTATGAGCAGAACAGAACAACTGGTATTTCAAAAGTAGATTACATCTTGATAGTATATTGTGACTTACAGTTTCAAAGAACTTGATGCCATACTCATCAGCAAGAGCCTGACCCTTAGAGGTAGGCACAGCctagagaaagaaaggaaaacattaTAGTTAACATCATAGAACACATGGTCACGCACACAAATACagacagagatagagagaatgagGAGAGGATCATATACAAGCCCAGTCAGCACCCAAGCTTTTAAGGCTACAGACTCACATATTGATCCACAAGTCATCCTTCTCTCATACTTTTAAGGTGATTGCATGCAGGATGGCATATACTGCACCAGTTATGCAAGTCATGCAATAGAAAAGCCCATCAATGAACTTGGCATCCAGCCCACCATGTGAAAAGGCAGAATTTGCTGCAAGTTGATTAATCACAAAACACCTACCCTTTTGCTTTCATCCATGTCAGCCTTATTTCCCACCAGTATCTTGTTAACATTGTCAGATGCATGTTGTTCAATGTTGCGAATCCAGTTCTTAATGTCTGAACAGAAAGAGATGGGTCAGCTCCATATAGAATTGAAAGAGGTAGAATTAATTGCAATagctcaaaaaagaaaaaggcaccACAACTGGCACAACAACCAACCCTAAATgaaaatatacaaaagaaattttactctaTGACCACAACAAAGGTGAAActatacttctttttttttttaatgataagtaCAAAAGATGAAACTATACATGCACATTATAGTAAATATCCCACAAGATTGGCTGATAAATCCGTCAAACTACAAATACTATAAACTTATCAAACTTAGCAATTGCCATGCAAATTCCAAATGCTGAGACTAAAACAggaagagaaaggaagagaagTTACTGTTAAAAGATGACTCATCAGTAACATCATACACCAGCAAAATACCCATGGCTCCTCGGTAGTAAGCTGCAAAAGATACAAATAACATAAGAAAACTCCTCTACAATCTAAAGATAATGCAAGATGCagttcaaataaaaatgaaccATCCTTACAAGTATATATCAGACCTCCCATTTTATATGCCAGCAAGCACAAATGTTTAGGAACCAAATACATGGTGGGACTTCATCAAAGGTTTGAAGGGGGAGGTTGGTGCACTCTTCCTGTTATTGGCCCTCATGGTGTAAGCTTGTGGAAGTCTATTAGTCGTGGTTGGCCATCTTTTGTTCGTCACATCCAATTTGAGGTTGGGGCCGGTTTTACTGTTAGATTTTGGCAGTATATTTGGTGTGGGGACGCTTCTTTGTGTGTGCTCTACTCAAGACTTTTTTCGTTAAGTCGAAATAAGGAGGCCTCTGTGGCTGAGTTGATGAAGTTCCCAAATGGTGTTCTCTTTTGGGATCTAACTTTTAGAAGATACAACAAAGATTGGGATTTGGAATCCTTCTACAGTTTAATGTCTAGGATTTATGGAGCTTCTTTGAAAGGAGTTGGGGACGCTAAGATGTGTTGGAATCCTGCTGGGGGTAAAGGTTTTATTGTTCATTCCTATTACCAGGAACTGACTAATAGTGTCGATCAGTCTTTCCCTTGGAAGATTGTTTGGAAGTCTAAGGTACCCTCTAGAGTTGCTTTTTTTGTGTGGACTGCAGCTTCAGGGAATATTTTGACTATTGATAATCTTAGGAAACGgcagattttgattttggattggtaTTGTATGTGTAAAAGAAATGGGGAATCTGTTGACCACCTCCTTATCCATTGCCCTATTGCTTTTGATTTATGGTCTATGGTGTTTACTCTATTTGGCATTCATTGGGTCATGCCGAAAACAGTGGTGGATCTGTTGGCTTGTTGGCAAGGAAAGTTGGGGAGGCATCTGAATTCAGCTATTTGGATGACTGTGCcccattgtttgatgtggtgcatttggagggagaggaataacCGGCATTTTGAGGACTTAGAGAGATCAATTGCAGATCTTAAACTCTTCTTCCTTAAGACTCTTCTGGATTGGGTTACAgtgtttggtttttgttctttttctttagtccATGGTTTCATGGACTTTTGTACTTTTGGCACTTGATTGTATTTGTCCTTGAtgtatacttcctgtatacTCAGGTGACACCcctcttctttttaatatattcttattacttatccaaaaaaaaaaaaattaaataaataaaatcttaatgatcaaaaaaataaaaagggtttaAGAAACTAT
This DNA window, taken from Quercus robur chromosome 2, dhQueRobu3.1, whole genome shotgun sequence, encodes the following:
- the LOC126714596 gene encoding ras-related protein RABE1c-like encodes the protein MAAPPAKARADYDYLIKLLLIGDSGVGKSCLLLRFSDGSFTTSFITTIGIDFKIRTIELDGKRIKLQIWDTAGQERFRTITTAYYRGAMGILLVYDVTDESSFNNIKNWIRNIEQHASDNVNKILVGNKADMDESKRAVPTSKGQALADEYGIKFFETSAKTNLNVEEVFFSIARDIKRRLAETDSKVEPQTLKINKPDQTQNGGQATQKSSCCGS